The following are encoded together in the Scomber scombrus chromosome 7, fScoSco1.1, whole genome shotgun sequence genome:
- the LOC133983978 gene encoding CD209 antigen-like protein C — translation DEQKTWEEAQQNCRGKKSDLAVIVNVDEKKFINDKSWKTSSFTGYWIGLRAEAGKWKWIDGSDLAEKSWMTQPANNGVCAISVPNPRWRSASCGNKNGWICKKAALSVETVRNHT, via the exons GACGAACAGAAAACCTGGGAGGAAGCTCAACAGAACTGCAGAGGAAAGAAATCCGACTTGGCTGTAATAGTTAATGTAGATGAAAAG AAATTCATCAATGATAAAAGTTGGAAAACTTCAAGTTTCACTGGCTACTGGATTGGACTGAGAGCTGAAGCAGGGAAATGGAAGTGGATCGATGGAAGTGATCTGGCTGAAAA ATCCTGGATGACACAACCTGCTAACAACGGCGTCTGTGCAATTTCTGTTCCAAACCCAAGATGGAGATCAGCGAGCTGTGGAAACAAAAACGGTTGGATCTGCAAAAAGGCGGCTTTATCTGTTGAAACAGTGAGAAACCACACATGA